The proteins below are encoded in one region of Lepisosteus oculatus isolate fLepOcu1 chromosome 10, fLepOcu1.hap2, whole genome shotgun sequence:
- the nacad gene encoding uncharacterized protein nacad isoform X2 has protein sequence MPGEAARSSVPTPGLPEGEATDSGIPGPDMTRHSSSSSASTPSDCASTPSPLTPPQLSPAGSPECSSPFGPRLPRAKQNFSALRPPPEGASCDGTPDGRLVSIGRAAGKYGRGPCKRGYQPVKMERIKVLTGTEIESDYKEPEILDTRVVMGEEALLRNMEAQGDRVMNKKTEDEGAIPENCPLLPSSAPEEIQERPNEESQLDTGQDSSSVSQEDNPTLQMELAKDPVSLLPSSIQEPIAMDAGMADSDPLMREEGSEKTPSQDEVPSLSFSQPTYMAERQEPDHQLLGSTHSLDPDLYFTAPSTPIKMVYSQHVKQQWFPGSPTPESPPDESPDLPESEGLCSPPTSPSGSYITAEGGSWTSSCTSNTSPSCSPNLITEGELQEAPACYVESLSEIGDELGEERHGADKSEGLGLVENIGFVEGRERLKRETCRPSWVTEDISPQRSSSGRSTTSGEEEGEESEGSLEPAEVLEPTELTADEDLDQDQDLDLDTCVAEHFATLNAPLSPEEDISTELVSSFPFAQHRLAAADAGSLTPATCSSEVSDTDNNSPCGEMSILEFPGPCGEGSLEDERMIPASLLPFHASLIFQADSMEITLFPTEDGPGNDVDAYAAGEEEGDVDEGDDEEEEEEEEVEEEGKCVEDVNEEDTSASFLNSLSENSINEGVDESFAFQDDTEESIDSASYNGDEDERLYSTERHAELSQHFPGPDDPAEETQPKEQDSSNSGSGSESESEMEISSGSSDAEHEQKEKCPAPKSSSGASFSSKHPKVQEFIERPEETLTDQPLENVEEVREGGPAQNIFLESETEEQCVDSIITVTEEPADAAYQESLQEGVVELVEHDDVDNNIQIEEPVVISGQSDITIYPQESQMVTERDVLADETTLEAELADQENANSIEYNDLKVSLDSTATNDLNKGVPPLSYPKDDQSSSNIPVSETPEIPTDVPDNLAVTASDVLISESSLDQDNLTENHPCTDEISLDPLYVSSAVYSMLAISPKKENSETNVSGRGTTPELWESGVPVSLEECCEYEAENLLTCSMAGQVINEPVVVPNIETKDTTPADHETNNNCLVNNKNSEFPEDTLLDNSDTVLLESNLSNWKSLEEISEAGGGEDGSSQFPEDDNSNLLGSILETAEGNVPQHILPVVGEETCELNITDENHLPPKSVDDPNYLQFNILSEDENKDAKDHTYADLAQDNPSVPGESALSIVSIFEENPEDTEHKVVKNQSVRGSLQTEDATQDLCEPQPVSSNSLPEEASTSALSLTSETQVNCYPKNVPDLEKSDSTGSPGGGSTVEQNTTLGHIHISKTENVTNNEEGPSSIKSEHAFTLVSGSFGSFIPRQVSSKYKPEEALCPTSPLEIMDSVSENKAKTTESETENSTDEKSDEKTDEKKEDPVEEENTLQSLHHSEQVTCSERERGGEIDKDLDLQEEEEQQKQNADPVDNNHVSEPKSEGAFEENESTDVKIDACISEETITPVENMGSLLTESKQKAELNSLSQGKDYKLNEDVITCTEKASISPIEDSFFEKVTSEQSNSIPFDEQENATESPDKIKGSDNDKQEIHREPERSVSPIKTTECHRDKDKGLEATSTAADSSTPDNSLKLECTIQEKEGNIAEVVGIDVLQENISSSESDHEKELTDPGINTLQENKDTSDLTVSEGGVIEASKKEDEVEINSSSNLTESFEAVEKTDKPIVCSPTSQNDAPACCGEELGSNSQICSNTTEVFNLPICTSLSGKEQVAEPPVPTSVQEEEKPSPSISEIPDENMLDVCNAEERKCQIEGMRDINDNHVDDSQNALDEHSETSPLSTSPVNQEPCEELCIPVQESQSVPLCTPLQSLPDCPSQIPMNPHLCCPDFSSPIRFPSQLSTKSVSGPGQLSLVPVLDTHTDLQISAHYSQDKKTASSAVDLSVDQLDYCMETPCKSLTQTDSGPGRRVGRQCGSSHTDSSSSSERELLSPCQKNSPVPAPHAAAAEPERFQDRLPRCPMSYSHKGSCNDSESDDSVPDLEEPDNHPLQPADTQLSPSAPSGDDSMNKAKQSRSEKKARKAMSKLGLRQIHGVTRITIRKSKNILFVITRPDVFKSPASDIYIVFGEAKIEDLSQQVHKAAAEKFKVPLEPSPLITESAPSLSIKEESEDEEEVDETGLEVRDIELVMAQANVSRAKAVRALRHNKNDIVNAIMELTM, from the exons ATATGACCAGGCATTCCTCCAGTTCCTCAGCCTCCACTCCCAGCGACTGTGCCtccaccccctcccccctcacCCCCCCGCAGCTCTCCCCAGCAGGCAGCCCCGAGTGTTCCTCCCCCTTTGGTCCGCGGCTGCCGAGGGCCAAGCAGAACTTCTCAGCTCTGCGCCCTCCGCCAGAGGGGGCAAGCTGTGACGGGACCCCTGATGGGAGGCTTGTCAGCATTGGGAGGGCAGCAGGCAAGTATGGCAGGGGGCCATGCAAGCGCGGGTACCAGCCTGTGAAGATGGAACGCATCAAGGTCCTGACCGGAACAGAGATCGAGAGTGACTACAAGGAACCGGAGATACTGGACACTCGGGTAGTGATGGGGGAGGAAGCCTTACTACGCAACATGGAAGCACAGGGAGATAGGGTAATGAACAAGAAGACAGAAGATGAAGGAGCCATTCCAGAAAATTGCCCTCTTCTACCCTCCTCAGCCCCTGAAGAGATTCAGGAGAGACCTAATGAGGAGTCACAGTTGGACACAGGTCAGGATAGTTCGTCCGTCTCCCAGGAAGACAATCCGACACTCCAAATGGAGCTGGCCAAGGACCCTGTAAGCCTCCTCCCTTCTTCCATTCAGGAACCTATAGCTATGGATGCTGGGATGGCTGATAGTGACCCTCTTATGAGAGAAGAGGGGTCTGAGAAGACGCCGTCTCAGGATGAAGTGCCTTCCTTGTCATTTTCACAGCCCACCTACATGGCTGAGCGCCAGGAGCCGGACCACCAGCTATTGGGGTCTACCCACAGCTTAGATCCTGACCTCTACTTCACTGCCCCCTCCACCCCCATCAAGATGGTCTATTCTCAACATGTCAAGCAGCAGTGGTTCCCTGGGTCACCCACTCCTGAGTCTCCACCTGATGAGTCCCCTGACCTGCCAGAGAGCGAAGggctctgttctcctccaacCTCCCCTTCGGGCTCCTATATCACAGCAGAGGGGGGAAGTTGGACCTCATCCTGCACATCCAACACCTCCCCTTCTTGTTCCCCCAACCTCATCACAGAGGGAGAGCTGCAGGAGGCCCCTGCCTGTTATGTGGAATCTCTCTCAGAGATCGGGGATGAGCTGGGAGAGGAGAGGCATGGTGCAGACAAATCTGAAGGGCTGGGGCTGGTGGAAAACATTGGCTTTGTGGAGGGCAGGGAGAGGCTGAAGAGGGAGACATGCCGCCCCAGCTGGGTGACCGAAGACATTTCCCCTCAAAGGAGTAGCAGTGGGAGGAGTACTACTTCTGGAGAAGAGGAAGGAGAGGAATCTGAAGGTTCCTTGGAGCCAGCAGAGGTCCTGGAGCCCACAGAACTCACTGCAGATGAGGATCTTGACCAAGACCAGGATTTGGACTTGGATACCTGTGTTGCAGAGCATTTTGCCACTCTGAATGCCCCTCTCAGTCCTGAAGAAGACATTTCCACAGAGCTGGTCTCCTCTTTCCCTTTTGCGCAGCATCGGTTAGCTGCCGCAGATGCTGGAAGTCTCACCCCAGCTACCTGTTCTTCGGAGGTTTCTGACACTGATAACAACAGTCCCTGTGGAGAAATGTCCATCCTGGAGTTTCCTGGCCCCTGTGGAGAGGGCAGCCTGGAGGATGAGAGGATGATCCCTGCTTCCCTCCTGCCTTTCCATGCCAGTCTGATCTTCCAGGCAGACTCCATGGAGATCACACTGTTCCCCACTGAGGATGGGCCAGGAAACGATGTGGATGCCTATGCAGCAGGGGAGGAGGAAGGTGATGTGGATGAAGGTGAtgatgaggaggaggaagaggaggaggaagtaGAAGAAGAAGGGAAGTGTGTCGAAGACGTCAATGAGGAAGACACTTCAGCCTCCTTCCTCAACTCCCTCTCTGAAAATTCCATCAATGAAGGTGTGGATGAGTCTTTTGCTTTCCAAGATGACACAGAGGAGTCCATTGACTCAGCCTCCTACAACGGGGATGAGGATGAGAGGCTGTATAGTACTGAGAGGCATGCTGAGTTATCACAGCACTTCCCTGGCCCTGATGATCCAGCAGAGGAAACACAACCCAAAGAACAAGACTCTTCCAACTCTGGCAGtgggagtgagagtgagagtgaaaTGGAGATTTCCTCTGGGTCTTCTGATGCAGAGCATGAGCAGAAGGAGAAGTGTCCTGCCCCTAAATCCAGTTCAGGAGCATCCTTTTCTTCAAAACACCCCAAAGTCCAGGAGTTCATTGAAAGACCAGAAGAGACCTTGACAGACCAGCCTTTGGAAAATGTAGAAGAAGTGAGAGAGGGAGGCCCTGCCCAGAACATTTTCCTGGAAAGTGAAACAGAAGAACAGTGTGTAGACTCCATTATCACAGTCACTGAGGAGCCTGCTGATGCAGCTTACCAAGAGTCTTTGCAGGAAGGAGTTGTGGAGTTAGTGGAACATGATGATGTGGACAATAACATCCAGATAGAAGAGCCTGTTGTGATTTCTGGACAAAGCGACATAACAATATATCCACAGGAAAGCCAAATGGTAACAGAAAGAGATGTTCTGGCTGATGAGACAACTCTTGAGGCTGAATTAGCTGATCAGGAAAATGCCAACAGCATAGAGTATAATGACTTAAAAGTAAGTCTGGATAGTACAGCTACGAATGATCTCAATAAAGGAGTCCCTCCACTATCTTATCCCAAAGATGACCAGAGCTCCAGTAATATTCCTGTTTCAGAAACCCCTGAAATTCCCACTGATGTCCCTGATAACCTAGCTGTCACAGCATCAGATGTGTTAATCTCTGAATCCTCTCTTGACCAGGATAATCTGACCGAGAACCATCCTTGTACTGATGAAATTAGTTTAGATCCTCTTTACGTCTCCAGTGCTGTTTATAGCATGTTAGCCATTTCACCAAAGAAGGAAAACTCTGAAACCAATGTCTCAGGAAGGGGAACTACACCTgaattgtgggagtctggagtgCCTGTCTCCTTAGAAGAATGCTGTGAGTATGAGGCTGAAAATTTGCTGACATGTTCAATGGCAGGCCAAGTGATTAATGAACCTGTTGTCGTTCCAAATATTGAGACAAAGGATACTACCCCTGCTGACCATGAGACCAACAATAACTGCCTTGTAAATAACAAGAATAGTGAATTTCCTGAAGATACACTCTTGGATAACTCTGATACTGTTTTGTTGGAGTCTAATCTGTCCAACTGGAAATCACTAGAAGAGATTTCTGAAGCTGGAGGAGGGGAAGATGGAAGTTCTCAGTTTCCAGAAGATGATAACAGTAACCTCCTGGGCTCCATTCTTGAAACAGCAGAGGGCAATGTCCCCCAGCACATCTTACCTGTAGTAGGAGAGGAGACTTGTGAATTGAACATTACAGATGAAAACCACTTGCCGCCCAAATCAGTAGATGATCCCAACTATTTGCAATTTAATATTCTTTCCGAAGATGAAAACAAGGATGCTAAAGACCACACCTATGCTGATTTAGCACAAGATAATCCAAGTGTCCCAGGGGAATCAGCATTATCAATTGTATCCATCTTTGAAGAGAATCCAGAGGATACTGAACACAAAGTGGTTAAAAATCAGTCTGTAAGAGGATCACTGCAGACTGAAGATGCCACTCAGGATCTCTGTGAACCTCAACCTGTCTCTTCAAATTCTCTCCCAGAGGAGGCCTCCACAAGTGCACTATCTCTGACAAGTGAAACTCAagtcaattgttatccaaagaACGTTCCAGATCTTGAAAAGTCAGACAGCACAGGTTCTCCAGGAGGGGGGTCTACTGTTGAGCAAAACACCACACTAGGACACATACACATTTCTAAAACTGAGAATGTGACAAACAATGAAGAAGGTCCCAGTAGCATCAAGTCTGAACATGCATTCACTTTGGTTAGTGGTTCTTTTGGATCCTTCATTCCTAGACAAGTATCTTCTAAATATAAGCCAGAGGAAGCCCTTTGCCCTACCTCACCTTTAGAAATCATGGATTCTGTAAGCGAAAATAAGGCAAAGACAACAGAGTCTGAGACTGAAAACTCAACAGATGAGAAGTCTGATGAAAAGACAGATGAAAAGAAAGAGGATCCTGTTGAAGAGGAAAATACTCTTCAATCACTACACCACTCTGAGCAGGTAACTTGTTCagaaagagagaggggtggAGAAATCGACAAAGACCTTGATCTTCAGGAAGAGGAAGAGCAGCAAAAACAGAATGCAGATCCTGTGGATAATAATCATGTCAGTGAACCAAAGAGTGAAGGTGCCTTTGAAGAAAATGAGAGCACAGATGTCAAAATTGATGCTTGCATCTCTGAGGAAACTATCACACCCGTTGAGAACATGGGTTCCCTTCTGACAGAGAGCAAACAGAAGGCAGAATTAAACTCTCTTTCTCAAGGGAAAGATTACAAGCTTAATGAAGACGTTATAACATGTACAGAGAAAGCAAGCATTAGTCCCATAGAGGACAGTTTCTTTGAGAAGGTGACCAGTGAGCAATCAAATAGCATTCCTTTTGATGAGCAGGAAAATGCAACTGAAAGTCCTGACAAAATTAAGGGATCTGACAATGACAAACAGGAAATACACCGTGAACCTGAAAGGAGTGTCAGCCCCATTAAAACAACTGAATGCCACAGAGATAAAGACAAAGGACTTGAGGCTACTTCTACAGCAGCTGATTCCAGCACACCAGACAACTCTTTGAAGCTGGAGTGTACTATTCAGGAGAAAGAGGGAAATATTGCTGAGGTAGTAGGTATAGATGTGTTACAAGAAAATATATCTTCTAGTGAGAGTGATCATGAAAAGGAATTAACTGACCCTGGTATTAATACACTACAAGAGAACAAGGACACATCAGACCTGACCGTTAGCGAGGGTGGGGTCATAGAGGCATCTAAGAAGGAAGATGAGGTTGAGATAAATAGCTCTTCTAATCTCACAGAAAGCTTTGAAGCTGTAGAAAAAACAGACAAGCCTATTGTCTGTTCTCCTACTTCACAGAATGATGCACCTGCATGCTGCGGGGAAGAACTGGGATCCAACAGTCAGATATGCAGTAACACAACAGAAGTGTTCAATCTACCTATTTGCACAAGCCTGTCAGGAAAAGAACAAGTTGCAGAACCCCCTGTGCCCACCTCAGTGCAAGAGGAAGAGAAGCCAAGCCCATCTATCTCTGAGATACCAGATGAAAACATGTTGGATGTCTGCAATGCTGAGGAAAGAAAATGCCAGATTGAAGGGATGAGGGACATCAATGACAATCATGTTGATGACAGCCAAAATGCTCTTGACGAACACAGTGAAACATCTCCTTTGAGTACCTCACCAGTTAATCAAGAGCCCTGTGAAGAGCTTTGCATCCCTGTCCAGGAATCCCAGTCTGTGCCTTTGTGTACCCCACTGCAATCCCTCCCTGATTGTCCATCTCAGATACCCATGAACCCTCATCTGTGCTGTCCTGATTTCTCCAGCCCAATTCGATTTCCCAGTCAGCTATCCACCAAGTCTGTGTCAGGACCAGGGCAGCTCTCTTTAGTTCCTGttctggacacacacacagacctgcaGATATCGGCACACTACTCGCAGGACAAGAAGACAG CCAGTTCAGCAGTGGACCTCAGTGTGGATCAGCTGGACTATTGCATGGAAACTCCCTGCAAGTCCCTCACCCAGACAGACTCAGGTCCTGGTCGGAGGGTAGGGAGACAGTGTGGTTCATCCCACACGGACTCCAGCTCATCCAGCGAGAGGGAGCTCCTGTCTCCCTGCCAAAAGAActcccctgttccagcccctcaTGCTGCAGCAGCTGAGCCTGAGAGATTCCAGGACAGGTTACCACGCTGCCCCATGTCCTATAGCCACAAAG GCTCCTGCAATGACTCAGAGAGTGATGACTCTGTGCCTGACCTGGAAGAGCCAGACAACCACCCACTgcagcctgcagacacacag